The Hevea brasiliensis isolate MT/VB/25A 57/8 chromosome 9, ASM3005281v1, whole genome shotgun sequence nucleotide sequence taataatataaattatttaatttttgttgaagtaatataaataaaagatacaataaaaaataaaataaaatttattattttaaccaTGTTatctatatattattattttttttgggtCTAGTTGGGCCTTTTAATATGCAGTGAAATAAGCTGAAGCTGGTGCCTTTTCGAAACCTAAAATCGGTTGCCTTTTTCGCAGATAAAGACAACAAAACCCGATAAATTTACACCGCGGATTATAGAAAAGAACGAAGACTATTTGCATGTGGaatatcaaagtcccattttggGGGTACGTCTAAACTCTTCTGAGATCATTCGATTCTGTGACTGAATAAATGGTGGTAATCCTGAATTCTGCTATAATTTGAAACAGTtagttgatgatgttgaattttggtttCCACCGGGCAACAACTCCATTGTGGAGTATCGATCTGCGTCGAGGTTGGGAAACTTCGATTTTGATTACAATAGAAAGAGAATCAAGGTACAGATTTGCCTACAACTTTGGCTTTCACTCTTTCAATTACTCTCGCCTGTGTATAAATTTGTTTACTCAACGACCCTGGGATAATTACAGACATTGCGACTGGAGTTGGAGAAAACAGGATGGGCTTCTGCTGAAAGCTTCTGACGAGGAACCAAAAAATGAAAAAGCCTTCTCGAGGGCCACTGCTCGCTAGCTGATCTGATACTTGGAACTCTCTGAACTCTCATCTTGTAAATCATTAAGAATTTAAAACAAGGAataaattcaaaccattatatatatatatatatatatatatatatatatatatatatatatataaaatttcaacACCTTGtggtttgagaaaaaaaaaaattggttcaTTCTTCCTTAAAGAGTGAGCATAAAACAGGATAAGTTATATTTTACAAATGTTTTTCTATAGTTTGATGTACTAACtaacaaaaataataaataataaatcaatATAAATGGAAATATACGCACTTAAATTTATGCGCTAAGCGAAAAATGTGAAGCAGGTTCTCGAGACCATTTCCAAATAGCCAACTTTCTACATATAAAGGAGCACAATGGACTTCGTGCATTAAATTTCTATCCACAGCAAACTTTTCGGACAAGCCAATTTAAATGCCAATTGCATATGTCCCAAAACATGAATTGCATCATAACTGAACATCTATACTAGAAAATTGCATTTGTTCAAGTTGACTAATTTAAAAGTTATACTGATCAATAGGATGAAAATGCTTAAATAGCTAAAACATCAACCTCGGTAAGTGTCAACCAAGGGGTAATCCATGCAATTCCTCCAGTAACTTGTGATAGGACCAACAAGATTTTGGACAGATTAATCTTTTCTGAGTTCCATATACTCATGACGGATACCATCAGCATTTAGGATGACAATTTCAAGCTTGTCTCCCTGTTGAACAAACATGAAAGGTAAAGGATAATGGCATACATGAACTACAAACACCATTAAATAGCAAGTGCATAGAGAATATCTATTTGCCCATTTATTTCTGTGTCTGCATGGTGAATGTGCATCTTCTGCATGTGTACACATGCACGTGTGAAAAATTAAAGCACTTTCCCTCATCTTGCCTTCCTTAaacaaattaataattaaaagaaaacataaaataaaattaaataatggtAATGGTACCAGAAACAAAAACTTACAGTGTAGATATCCCTCTCAGTTGCAGATGCAAAAACAGTTTTCACTAAGTCAACAGCTTCCAATTCTGAAAGTGGAGTTACAGCATCCTGCATAGTTCATAGAATTTCAAAATCGAAATATTAAAGATATATCTGAAAAATATTCATCTACACATAAGATAGGCCAAGCGCATACCTGGGCAGGCAATAACAGAGGGCTGGGAGACTTCAGTTGGTTATCCAGAAAAGGCATGATAAGAGTGGAACCAGAACCTTGAGCACTATATCCAACCCTCTCATAGGAACCAACAGCATCATAAGTGTAGACACAGCCCTTTCCTACAGTTTGGGAATAAGAAAAGCATTGTTAAAACCAAGAAAGAGCTTAAAACAACACCACTAGCTTCTATTATTACCTTCACTATCAAGACCACCTAGAACATTAAAAGCATAGTACGGAAAGAAGCGT carries:
- the LOC110656240 gene encoding proteasome subunit beta type-1, yielding MTKQQANWSPYDNNGGSCVAIAGADYCVIAADTRMSTGYSILTREYSKICKLADKSVMASSGFQADVKALQKHLAARHLIYQHQHNKQMSCPAMAQLLSNTLYYKRFFPYYAFNVLGGLDSEGKGCVYTYDAVGSYERVGYSAQGSGSTLIMPFLDNQLKSPSPLLLPAQDAVTPLSELEAVDLVKTVFASATERDIYTGDKLEIVILNADGIRHEYMELRKD